The genomic region AGGATTGTTTCCAAGGTTTTTCCAACTATGGCCTTGACCATCAAGCAACAATTCTTCATAGCAGTACTAGTTCTTGCCTTCCCTTTATCAAAAATAAGTGGAGATCTTGATATTACCTCTGATTTTGTGGTTCCATTTGGAGTCAATGTCACTCTATTGGATGGAAACTTTTTCACCTATACTGGTATGAGGCCACTCATTACCTCTTATCCACCAacaaatttcattgtaacaAAAGCAACCATGGCTGAATTCCCTGCCCTTAATGGACAAAGTGATTCCTATGTTGTTTTACAGTACCCTGCTGGTTCAGTTAACCCTTTTCATACTCATCCTCGTGCAACTGAACTTTTGTTTCTCACCTATGGCATACTTGAAGTTGGATTTGTTGACACTACTAACAAGCTGTTCACTCAAAGACTTCAAGCTGGTGACATTTTTGTGTTCCCAAAGGGATTAGTCCACTATCAATTCAACTGTGCAGAGAATGATTCCGTGATCGCGGTTTCAACTTTGAGTATGTTAACAATAATATAAAGACTGTTATGGTTGTTAGTTTGTTATGAAGTCTGGTAATCAATTTGATATGCAGTTGGTTAAGAACAGTCACTCTTGTATCAGTATATAAACATAGTCAATGTATTCAATGAAGGAGATGAGAAagtttgaatgaaaatattattctGTAGTTCATACATTTTCTACTTAGTACCTAATAACGCATTTTCTACTCAGTACCTAACATGGTATCAGTCGCTTAGTTCCTACTGCTTTTTATGGCTAATTCATAAGACTCCATATTTGTTGATCGTTTTACTCCATCTTTTTCTAGTTCACGATTGATTCAAGCTTTTCCTCGACAAACACAGTAAAATTAGATGAGAAAAACTTTGTGCAGTGGTAGTAACATATTAGACTAATTACAGAAGGACATGAGCTGCAAGGTTTTTTGGATGGTACTCTACCTGCTTCGCCTAGGTTTGTGGCATCTCCGGATGGTACACTGACTTCAAATCCAGATGCGATTGCCTTTCTTCAACAAGATAAGCTTTTAGCCTCTTGGCTCTTATCTACCATTAATGTGTCTCTGCTGTCTTCGTTTACTGCTGTTAAAATGGCGTGTGATATCTGGACTACTACCAATCAGCTGTTTGCTACCTCCACTGGTGCTAAAATTTCACGAATCAAACATGAGTTGTATTCACTAAAGAAAGGCACATTGCCTCCACTGGTTCAAAACACTTGTGCTCTGCTTGAGGCCTATGGATCTGTCGTTTTGGAGGCCGAAAAGGTAGAAGTGATCCTCGCTGGTTTTCCGTCTGATTTTGATACAGTATTAACCCTTGCCTCATTTTCGTTGGAGACACTTTCGTTTCAGCAATTGGTTAATGTGCTGCTGAAGTTTGAGTCTCGTCAGACATATGCGGTGTAAGACGTGCCGGTGCATGCGAATTTGGCTGAAGCTTTTCCGGTTGTGGCGGTGGCTGAGTCGGCTCTACGTCCTAGGTGTGGTGGTCGCTTCTCTTTTGGCTCACTTGGGCGCGGGTTTCGTCTTCGGGTGTAGTGTCAAATTTGCAATCGCTATGGTCATCTCGCTCAAAGGTGCTTCTATCGGTTCAACCGCGACTACAGCGGTCCGAGCGAGTCCACTCCGGCGAGGTTGAATCGTCAACGGTGCCATCGTCTTTTAGATATAGGGTTTCAACTTGGAGAAACCTTAATTGTATTGCTGGAGGTTGTACTTGGTCTACAGTTGGCCCGCAAATAGCTTATGGCCCATGCTTACAGTCACATAATTGGCGTGATTATGGGAGTAACTTGGACCGTGGTTTTGGGTATGGTATAGAGCGCGGTTTTGGGCCTTCGTTTGGGCGTGATGTGCAGCGTGAATTTGGGTGTAACTTGGGCCAACAACAGTTTGAGTCCACTGCTAGGGTGCCCAGGCCACCTATTTCAAGCTAGCCATTTAGGCTAAATAGTCATAGTGGGTCGCATAATGGACAGGTTAATGTTGTCCAACATTTTGCACAAAATTCATCTGAGCCCGTTGCTAATTATATGGGCTTTGATAGTTCTAGGCAACATAATATTTTCGAGGTTACGTGGCGGACTAAACCTCGTGCTCAAGTATTTGATTTTGACTCCTCATAGAGTGTTGGGCTACCCCGAATTCCTGATTTTTGTGCATCCAATTTTTCGACTGCCACACAGTATGATTCTAATTTTGATAACACTGATTCGTATGTTCCTGTGCAAGTAGGGACCCCATCCTAGCATCCAGATTCGGGGTCCACTCATCATGTCTGTAAGAATGCTTCTGGGTTAAATACAACAACTCCATATTCAGGTACTTCTTCTTTGGTTATGGGAAATGAAACTCCTgctaaaatttcatctattggTAATACAGTTCTGCCTACAACAAAGAAGTTGTTACATCTGTCTAATGTCTTGTGTGTGCCCAGCATACAGAAGAATCTTATGTCAGTGTCTCAATTTTCTACTGACAATAATgtgttttttgaatttcatccaTCTTATTGTGTTATTAAGGACAACCAGACTCAGGAAACTTTGTTGCAGGGCCAAGTATGTTATGGTCTCTATCAGTTTTCATCAAATACGCCAGCTTCATCTGATTCTATTCTTGTTATTCACAATATTGGGGTTCAAGACTGTTCTTCTGCTGATGATGTTTTTACTCTGTGGCATAACAGACTTGGTCACCCTTCTGCTACGGTTGTTAAACATGTTCTTGATAAGTGTCGAattgtttcaaataaaaaatgtcttGATAATGTTTGTGTTGCTTGTTAAAAAGGGAAAGTACATAAATTGTCATTTTTACATTCTAATACCGAATATatgaaattgtttgaattggttgtTTCTGATTTGTGGGGGCCCGCTTCTGTTGCTTGTGGGGGCAATCTGTATTATGTTTCATTTGTAGACATGTGTAGTAGGTTTACCTGGGTTTATTTGATTAAACGTAAGTCTCAAGCACTTGACTGTTTTCTtcagttttagaaaataattgttacacaatttggaaagaaaattaaaaagttttagaGTAATTGGGGTGGTGCGTAGACCTGTCCACGGGCCGAGCGGCCCGGACCAGCCCGACGGCCcgtccgaaatatgggagggttcgggtaaaaatataggcccgaaatatgggcttaggcaaaaaatgaggcctgTTTAAGAAATGAGCtgctcgggctcaactttttggCTGAGCAGGCCACCTTTtaccaatataataaatatatattttaattttaattttaattttaattttaaaatactttaaaaatatttttttattttttattttaaaatattttttgtgtttattaaaaatcggtaGGGTAAAGCTCGAGCTTATTATTTTTCCCGGgctgggcttgggcaaaattttaggcccatattttgggttgggccgggcccgggcctaagagtcgggccaaaattttttccgAGTTCGCCCGAACTGGCCTTACTGCTCGAACCTTGTTCggccggcccatggacaggtctagtggTGAGTTTCGTGCTTTTACATTAATTCTTGCTAGTCATGGGATTTTTCATCGGGTTTCCTATCCACATACTTCAAAACAAAATGGGGTTGATGAGCGTAAACACatgctgtaacaccccaaacccggtctaaatGTTATGATCGAATCTAGCGATGTCATATTGTAACatcccttacccgtattcgacaccggaatagggtacgaggcattactagaagacatacatttgcatacgtattaaaccaagttacaaaattttatccgaattaaaacttttaaattattaacgtgcttttataattctttacaacatatcctcgaaatattatattcataacaaatagggcctacgagacccgatatttactcatgtaattcaaagcttcatttccatttcattcaattcacaatttctcatgttcacaattcaaataaatttctcaatccaatatgtatatttcaatcatctaagaatataattcaagttacatgaacttactgGGCTAAATTacgtaaataccaaaatttaaggatattttggtaattttctattttccttcaatttccactcaatcttgatataaattaatatttcattcaatttattaatttaaataataaaacaattcatttcatgcaatttggtcactttttgacatttttacaaatttacccttaaaatattacttttattcaatttagtccttgaacctaaaacatgcaaattagccattttaatgaaaactcatgctagttgaataatcatatattttcctcctcctcctatccattccacatccttaatgtatataacatgcttatatgtaacattatctataatttcactatttatttatttgtccaTTCAAaattgtccacttgagtcattgtcacaaaattatttatatcttgagctatgtaactccgaattgagatccattgattttatctaaaactacactcacatatcttcttactataaaattttcagaatttttggtttagccaataagtacagtttattctttaaatcataCCTATTCAGCCGTCTGATAGttctgacccttcttcactaaaaattaattatctcctagTACaagatttgaatgatgtttctgtttgtttctcttgaaaatagactcattcaagattttaaacatataaatttaatcccataattatttttatccaattttttatgattttccaaagtcagaacaggggaacccaaattcattcgaccttgtctcacataatttattatatcacatgatttacaatttcattacttacaccgtttcttctatgagaaactagaattaataagatttaattcaatattttttcatcctataattcgatttccataatttatggtgattttttgaagttagcctactactgctatccaaaactgttttagtgcaaaatgttgattactaagtttataacttccttattcattttctctataataatttccatcactttctcttatttccttcactaatatatcaataaaataagacttcatttaagaaaactctactataacatcatttccatgctttttcaataataacaaacttaaaaatatattgaaatcttgatgttcttaccttgtcctattgatttcaatttttaacttgattttctctcttctccagcttctatttcttgaatctaacttgatattctagctccccattgtctccttgttatatttctctcttgatggatatgaaaattcttttgatttctaagtgaaaatgttgaattttcggtgaaaagaccaaattgtaaagaaaacaaagtttctttctttcttttctcttcatacgttggatgcatgggaagaagatgaagattcttcatctttccttccatatatatactaaatagaataataataaaataataaaatatcatttaaaaatcaaattaaaatattagtaaactaatatttatttaactaattaatctaaaatatcaccaacatcatcattgccttctagatttctctctcttctaattgactaTTTTGCCCTTtgtaatctttaaaaattccatccttgagtcatcacttaatttggtaaaattgtgatttagtccctcaaaattattcaccttttcaatttggtcctaattcatccattttcttagtttctagattattccacccttaaagtatttacactattggtccttcaaattttttgtatttacactttaacccctcaaaatttgagtatttacttttgggcaacaaaacttttctcacttttgcaatttaatcctttcttaaattaatatgtcataatatacttctcaatgttgacataactcaatattaccttttttttatcactttatttccttattttactatatcaaagatattatcttactttcttaccgtagtaattttcgggatattacacATGCATATTGTGGAAACTGGTCTTACACTTTTGGCTCAAGCTAATCTACCTATGGATTATTGGGGATATGCATTCTACAGTGCTGTTCATCTTATTAATCGTTTACGTACTTCGGTACTGAAAGGTCAGTCTCCGTATCAGAATCTGTATGGTCATGAGCCTACATATGATCACTTAAAGGTGTTTAGTTGTTGTTGTTTTCCGTACTTACATCCTTTTATGTCACACAAAATGGATTTTTGTTCTTAGCCATGTACGTTTCTGGGGTATAGCTCTCAACATAAGGGCTATCAATGTCTCACACCAGAGGGTAAGGTTGTTATTTCTTGTCAtgttgtgtttgatgaatgTCGATTTCAGTTTCGCTCGCCTGCCCTATCTACTTTTCAGTCTTCTTCCAGTTCTCCTATCTATGTTCTTGTTGTTCGAACTTCTTCTGTTCAATCTACTATAGAAACCAGCAACACCACTGTCTTGTCACTGACGATTGTTTCTTTGCCTCCTACTCCAAACTGTTATTCTGACCGATCTGTTTTGGTTGAGTTGCCAACTATGTGTCATCCTAGTCAGTCAGTCTCAGTTGATTCGTCGGCTGAATTTGGGAACAATATAAGGGAGCGGTGTATTTCGAGTTCATCCACAGAAGCTAGTCTAGTCAATCAATCTAGTGTGTCTCCaattatttcttctcttcctgTAGGAAATACTCATGCTATGGTTACTCGGTCGAAGGCAAGAATTTTTAAGCAAATGCGTTGTCAATTGATGTTGTAGATTTTGATCCTCGACCTGTTGAAGAAGCTCTTGCTCATACGGAGTGGAAAAGCACTGTTCAAGCTGAATTTGATGCTTTAATGGCCAACTCTACCTGAGAACTGGTTTCTCTACCTCCTAGTCGAACAACAATTGGGTgcaaatgaattttcaaaatcaagaaGAATCTTGATGGTTCAGTTAATCATCGGAAAGCACGGTTGGTAACAAAAAAATGTTCTCAAGTTCTTAGGTGTGACCtcaaagaaacatttagccCAGTAGTCAAACCTGCTACGATTCGAACCATTCTATCTGTTGCTGTATCTAATGGTTGGAACCTTCGTCAGGTTGATGTAAATAATGCTTTTTTAAATGGAGACCTGACTAATAAAGTATCCATGCAGCATCCTCTAGGATATGTTCAATATGGTCCAAATGGTGAGCCTttggtgtaacaccccctacTCGTATCCGTTGTCAGAATAgggcacgaggcattaccggagtttactgaacattttcaataattccgaatcatttattattcatattctgaaaataatcataacGTCTCTCTATTGGGCtctcgaagcccaaaacatttaTTAGGAACCTACTgggattaaattggaatcaTAGGGAATTTTTTGCAGaatcctaaatatatatatatatatatagattttagattttttttctgaattagGTGTAGGGTTCATACGGGCGTATCACATAACAAatcttttcataagaaattgcataactgaaacctttccactctttcataagctcaattatattttcatctaagcaCTTAACATTCCAATGaaccttataattaaacatat from Gossypium raimondii isolate GPD5lz chromosome 1, ASM2569854v1, whole genome shotgun sequence harbors:
- the LOC105780499 gene encoding germin-like protein 9-3 encodes the protein MALTIKQQFFIAVLVLAFPLSKISGDLDITSDFVVPFGVNVTLLDGNFFTYTGMRPLITSYPPTNFIVTKATMAEFPALNGQSDSYVVLQYPAGSVNPFHTHPRATELLFLTYGILEVGFVDTTNKLFTQRLQAGDIFVFPKGLVHYQFNCAENDSVIAVSTLSIAAAGTISVPLIVGNRH